CATTTCGGGAAGTCGCCAAGCCCATGCAGGAGGAGCACGCCGCTCGTCTGGGCACGCTTGCTCCACACTTGGCAGGCCAGCTTTGCGCCGAGCGAAAAACCGGCGAGGACCGTTTTCTCCGGCAGACCCGAACAGGCCTTGAGCGCGCGCTCGGCAAGCGCCTCGAAGCCGAACGTCTCCATGAGGGCGGTGCCTTCTGCGATAGAACTTGCCGTCCGGCCCTCATAAAGGTCCGGTGTGTGAACCTCATGCCCATCGGCGCGAAGCCGTTCGGCGGCGTCGCGTTCGACCTGCCGCAGGCCCATTACCGAATGGAACAAGATTACGCTCGCCATGAAAAACCAGCCTATCCAAGTATACGAGAAGTT
The Methyloferula stellata AR4 DNA segment above includes these coding regions:
- a CDS encoding dienelactone hydrolase family protein — encoded protein: MASVILFHSVMGLRQVERDAAERLRADGHEVHTPDLYEGRTASSIAEGTALMETFGFEALAERALKACSGLPEKTVLAGFSLGAKLACQVWSKRAQTSGVLLLHGLGDFPKWVRSGLPVQAHFAEPDSTISDQQATDWPMTAFRIGLAAEVYTYEGVGHLYTDTASPDYDAAAAGQTWERALAFLKDL